The following coding sequences are from one Candidatus Nitrohelix vancouverensis window:
- a CDS encoding M48 family metalloprotease has translation MLQRAKIIFSLLLLCGAFAILPETARAVPFISEETELNLGREADPQIIRQYGLYQDKELQLYVNEVGQKLVSKLSDKVFAKYHFKVVDSSEINAFALPGGYIYITTGILAALNSEAELAGVLGHEIGHVIFHHGAKMMIRSIGAQILSIGGAIASPKNAGQWLMISTAMSSQINLGFGREAEMESDQQGMFNALEAGYNPKNMVDFLKSLRHHEIMTGQSYHGFQATHPETKERIIQADLFSSTMTRHKTNLVEGREQYISQLRGLPYDGKRQSNDNRVIKEKYIDIYRVQPGDSFPVIADKILKKPKMDLEIAVLNGMKIDDPLKPGTLIKIIREGVYAGKEIVKLEEDTLNSVAKGSAMPNVPELNRIPEDDLKVGRPDIRTR, from the coding sequence ATGCTTCAGCGCGCTAAAATAATATTCAGCCTGCTCCTCTTATGCGGAGCTTTTGCCATCCTCCCAGAGACGGCGCGCGCGGTTCCGTTCATTTCTGAAGAGACGGAACTGAATCTGGGCAGGGAAGCTGACCCTCAGATCATTCGTCAATACGGCTTGTATCAGGACAAGGAGTTACAGCTTTACGTCAATGAAGTCGGTCAAAAACTGGTTTCCAAGCTGTCCGACAAGGTATTTGCGAAGTATCATTTCAAGGTTGTTGACAGTTCTGAGATCAACGCCTTCGCCTTGCCAGGCGGTTATATCTACATCACGACAGGGATATTGGCCGCGTTGAACAGCGAAGCCGAGCTTGCCGGCGTGTTGGGGCATGAAATTGGCCATGTCATTTTCCATCACGGCGCGAAAATGATGATCCGCAGTATTGGCGCCCAGATTCTCAGTATCGGCGGCGCCATCGCCAGCCCCAAGAATGCGGGACAATGGCTGATGATCAGCACCGCCATGTCGAGCCAGATCAACCTCGGTTTCGGCAGGGAAGCGGAAATGGAATCCGACCAGCAAGGCATGTTCAATGCCCTGGAAGCGGGTTATAACCCGAAAAATATGGTTGATTTTCTAAAGAGTCTGCGCCACCACGAGATCATGACGGGTCAGTCCTATCATGGCTTTCAGGCCACTCACCCGGAAACCAAAGAACGAATCATACAGGCGGATTTATTTTCTTCGACAATGACACGCCATAAAACCAATCTGGTCGAAGGACGTGAACAGTACATAAGCCAACTCAGGGGACTGCCTTATGATGGCAAGAGACAATCCAACGACAATCGGGTAATCAAAGAAAAATACATCGACATTTATCGAGTTCAGCCCGGGGACAGCTTCCCAGTGATCGCCGATAAGATTCTCAAGAAACCTAAAATGGATCTCGAAATTGCTGTTCTCAACGGCATGAAAATCGACGATCCGCTCAAACCCGGAACCCTGATTAAAATCATCAGAGAGGGCGTTTACGCTGGCAAGGAAATTGTCAAACTGGAAGAGGATACTCTCAATTCTGTTGCGAAGGGGTCCGCCATGCCGAATGTGCCGGAACTCAATCGCATTCCTGAAGATGATTTAAAAGTGGGTCGCCCGGATATAAGAACCCGTTAA
- a CDS encoding tetratricopeptide repeat protein: protein MAKHERISRKQIVKTPDQFLTQSDKIIHYLSDRQPTVIASLVGLFLLLGAYWGFTAFQKSNMESQEILLSQMQSEQEKSAENASGVLKGIYEKLDSPTHKTRGALMLADAFYREKKYDEAQKIYDSVIADTKPSEIQYQVAQVGLASILEVKKQYPQAIDYYRSLIDMPEIPPTSHVYFSLARCYKLNNDSKGALLVLREMKNKFSGNVIGKVDAQIQALEKEV, encoded by the coding sequence ATGGCTAAACACGAACGAATTTCCAGAAAACAAATTGTTAAAACGCCCGATCAGTTTTTAACCCAGTCTGACAAAATAATTCATTACCTTTCAGACAGACAGCCGACTGTAATCGCAAGCCTTGTCGGCCTGTTTCTGCTTTTGGGCGCTTACTGGGGATTCACCGCCTTTCAGAAATCCAACATGGAAAGTCAGGAAATCCTTTTGAGCCAGATGCAAAGCGAACAGGAAAAGAGCGCAGAAAACGCTTCCGGCGTTTTGAAAGGAATCTACGAAAAACTGGATTCCCCCACGCATAAAACTCGCGGCGCTTTGATGCTTGCGGATGCGTTTTATAGAGAAAAGAAATACGATGAAGCTCAAAAGATCTACGATTCAGTCATCGCTGACACGAAACCTTCTGAAATTCAGTATCAGGTCGCGCAGGTCGGTCTGGCTTCCATTCTCGAAGTGAAAAAACAGTACCCGCAGGCGATCGATTATTACCGTTCATTGATTGATATGCCCGAAATTCCGCCCACATCTCATGTCTATTTCAGCCTGGCGCGTTGCTACAAGCTCAATAACGACAGCAAGGGCGCTCTGCTCGTTTTACGCGAAATGAAAAATAAATTCTCCGGTAATGTCATCGGGAAAGTTGATGCACAGATACAGGCATTGGAAAAAGAAGTTTAA
- the larC gene encoding nickel pincer cofactor biosynthesis protein LarC, with amino-acid sequence MKSNALRTLYFDCSSGISGDMTLGALIDLGADLKKIRAGVKSLGLTGFQIKSSPILRNGIHGCNVQVLVARPKTKTHSHRHHSDIIKMIQASDLPEAVQSSALDVFDRIAVAEAETHQIPKSKVHFHEVGAVDSIVDVVGSALAIHLLNIDRIYASPLNLGEGTVECDHGTLPVPAPATLRILKGIPCYSSGVQKEMVTPTGAALIAHYSQGFQPMPLMNIIDAGYGAGDHIIPETPNMLRVVLGETQGVGSKDDLMTLEANIDDMNPEFFETVMDNLFKAGAADVYLTPILMKKNRPATKISVLTDASQLNACINILLRETSTFGVRYYQTQRSVLDRSIQPMISPIGKVRIKIGKIGNEIIRITPEYEDCKSIAKKENRPVISVYEEILRMAQSLDWSKNF; translated from the coding sequence ATGAAATCGAACGCATTACGTACTCTGTATTTTGATTGCAGTTCCGGCATCAGCGGCGACATGACTCTTGGGGCTTTGATCGATCTGGGAGCCGATCTTAAAAAAATCCGGGCGGGCGTCAAATCGTTGGGCCTTACCGGATTTCAAATCAAATCATCTCCGATTCTACGCAATGGAATCCACGGATGTAATGTTCAGGTTCTCGTCGCCCGTCCCAAAACTAAAACGCATTCTCACCGACATCACAGCGATATCATCAAAATGATACAGGCTTCGGATTTGCCCGAAGCGGTCCAGTCCAGCGCCTTGGATGTTTTCGATCGAATCGCCGTTGCCGAAGCGGAGACTCACCAGATCCCTAAAAGCAAAGTGCATTTTCATGAAGTCGGGGCGGTGGATTCAATCGTCGATGTTGTCGGAAGCGCCCTCGCTATTCACTTGCTGAATATTGACCGCATTTACGCATCCCCTTTGAATCTTGGCGAAGGTACTGTCGAGTGCGATCACGGAACGCTTCCCGTTCCCGCTCCCGCAACCTTGCGCATCCTCAAAGGCATTCCCTGTTATTCGTCCGGCGTCCAGAAGGAAATGGTCACGCCCACCGGCGCCGCATTGATCGCGCATTATTCGCAAGGCTTTCAACCCATGCCCCTGATGAATATCATCGACGCCGGTTACGGAGCAGGCGACCACATCATCCCCGAAACGCCCAACATGCTTCGCGTGGTTCTGGGCGAAACGCAAGGCGTCGGGAGTAAAGACGACCTGATGACGCTGGAAGCCAATATCGACGACATGAATCCTGAGTTTTTTGAAACCGTGATGGACAACCTGTTCAAGGCCGGGGCCGCGGACGTTTATTTGACTCCGATTCTGATGAAGAAAAACCGCCCGGCGACAAAGATATCTGTGCTGACAGACGCCTCACAATTAAACGCGTGCATCAATATTTTACTCCGCGAAACTTCAACGTTTGGCGTTCGATATTATCAGACACAGCGCAGTGTGCTGGATCGCTCTATCCAGCCGATGATTTCCCCGATCGGCAAGGTCAGAATCAAAATCGGAAAGATAGGAAACGAGATCATACGAATCACCCCGGAATACGAAGACTGTAAGTCGATCGCTAAAAAAGAGAACCGCCCCGTCATCTCCGTCTATGAAGAAATTCTGCGCATGGCGCAGTCTCTTGACTGGTCGAAAAATTTTTAA
- a CDS encoding (2Fe-2S)-binding protein, whose protein sequence is MDISVANQEEIICKCYQVSETTIRKTIEAGNLESIDSVTRACGAGGGCHSCHILIQLFIDEHQQANAVKAAQQESSKKSPGFFGRLFGKS, encoded by the coding sequence ATGGATATAAGCGTCGCAAATCAGGAAGAAATCATCTGCAAGTGTTATCAGGTATCGGAAACCACCATTCGAAAAACCATCGAAGCTGGTAATCTGGAATCCATTGACTCAGTGACGCGAGCCTGTGGCGCTGGAGGCGGTTGTCATTCCTGCCATATCCTCATCCAGTTATTCATTGACGAACACCAGCAGGCCAACGCAGTTAAAGCGGCCCAACAGGAATCGTCTAAAAAATCCCCGGGATTTTTTGGCCGTCTGTTTGGCAAGAGTTGA
- a CDS encoding aconitate hydratase → MLLETGPIEKLFQSMDQKLDAARKNLGRGLTLVEKILFSHMDDSDFSKLERGKSNIKVFPDRVAMQDATAQMAILQFMSANIPKVKSPTSVHCDHLIQAHVGSDKDLVSAIETNKEVYDFLHSAAMKYGMDFWRPGSGIIHQVVYENYAVPGTLMIGTDSHTPNAGGMGMIAIGVGGADAVDVMTGQGFDTKMPKLVGIKLKGKLSGWVASKDIILKVATMLTVKGGTGKIIEYFGEGARSMSATGKGTVTNMGAEIGATTSIFNYDEHLDPYMRATGRGAVADLCKKYAHHLQSDPEVEQNPEKYYDEVHEIDLNALEPHIVGPHTPDLGRPVSAMSKEVDEKKYPEALSAALIGSCTNSSYEDLTRAVSLVRQAKKAGLKVKSSFMVTPGSETIFETISRDGILKDFEDVGATVLANACGPCIGQWKRDDVKKGDPNSILTSYNRNFAKRNDGNPETLGFISSPELVVAMAFSGSMKFNPLTDSLKDKDGNDFKFQPPQGDVLPVNGYSSKDNGYEAPTMTGEVIIDPSSERLSFLDPFPKQDPAGDYKDLPVLLKAKGKCTTDHISQAGPWLKFRGHLNNISNNMFLGATNAFTGETGNGTNPVTGEKGVELNKIARNLKEDHNMGWVVFGDENLGEGSSREHAAMEPRHMGCRAFIANSYARIFEANLKKQGVLAFTFTDKNDYDKVQEADRVTIEGLDQLAAGKPVTVKIKHSDGSEESIQVNHTLNDTEIQWFYAGSALNYVGAQK, encoded by the coding sequence ATGTTACTGGAAACTGGACCGATTGAGAAATTATTTCAATCTATGGATCAAAAACTGGACGCCGCCAGAAAGAATTTGGGGCGCGGCCTGACCCTGGTCGAGAAGATTTTATTCTCGCACATGGACGACTCGGATTTTTCCAAGCTGGAGCGTGGAAAATCTAATATCAAAGTATTTCCTGATCGTGTTGCTATGCAGGATGCAACGGCGCAAATGGCAATTTTACAGTTCATGTCGGCGAACATTCCCAAGGTTAAATCGCCGACCAGTGTGCACTGTGACCATTTGATTCAGGCGCATGTCGGATCGGACAAGGATCTGGTCTCGGCTATCGAAACCAATAAGGAAGTTTACGATTTTCTGCATTCTGCGGCGATGAAATACGGCATGGATTTCTGGCGGCCGGGTTCTGGCATCATCCATCAGGTTGTATACGAAAATTATGCGGTTCCCGGCACATTGATGATCGGTACCGATTCGCACACGCCAAACGCTGGCGGCATGGGCATGATCGCTATTGGCGTTGGTGGAGCGGATGCGGTGGATGTCATGACGGGTCAAGGTTTCGACACCAAGATGCCGAAACTGGTAGGCATCAAATTGAAAGGTAAGTTGAGCGGTTGGGTTGCTTCCAAAGACATCATTCTCAAAGTGGCTACCATGCTGACGGTTAAAGGCGGCACGGGTAAGATCATTGAGTATTTTGGCGAAGGCGCGCGGTCCATGAGCGCAACGGGTAAAGGCACCGTGACCAATATGGGCGCGGAAATCGGAGCCACCACCTCTATCTTCAATTATGACGAGCACCTTGACCCCTACATGAGAGCTACCGGTCGCGGAGCCGTTGCTGATCTCTGTAAGAAATATGCGCATCACCTGCAGTCTGATCCCGAGGTGGAGCAAAATCCTGAGAAGTATTACGATGAAGTTCATGAAATCGACCTCAACGCTCTGGAGCCGCATATTGTCGGGCCTCACACCCCTGACCTGGGACGTCCTGTTTCTGCAATGTCCAAGGAAGTGGATGAGAAAAAATACCCCGAGGCTTTGTCTGCGGCATTGATCGGTTCCTGCACCAACTCCAGCTACGAGGATTTGACGCGCGCGGTCAGTCTGGTGCGTCAAGCCAAAAAAGCGGGATTGAAAGTCAAATCCAGCTTCATGGTCACCCCCGGTTCGGAGACGATTTTCGAGACAATCAGCCGAGACGGTATTTTGAAGGATTTTGAAGATGTTGGCGCCACCGTGCTTGCGAACGCTTGCGGTCCCTGTATTGGGCAATGGAAGCGGGATGATGTTAAAAAGGGTGATCCCAACAGCATTCTGACGTCTTACAATCGTAACTTCGCAAAACGCAACGACGGCAATCCTGAGACGCTGGGTTTCATCAGCAGTCCCGAGCTTGTAGTCGCAATGGCTTTCAGCGGTTCGATGAAATTCAATCCTCTGACGGACAGCCTGAAGGACAAGGACGGCAACGACTTCAAGTTTCAGCCGCCGCAGGGCGACGTATTGCCGGTCAACGGTTATTCCTCCAAGGATAACGGTTATGAAGCGCCGACGATGACGGGCGAAGTCATCATCGACCCTTCCAGCGAACGTTTGTCGTTCCTTGACCCGTTCCCGAAACAAGATCCGGCTGGCGATTACAAGGATCTGCCTGTATTGCTCAAGGCAAAGGGAAAATGTACCACTGACCATATTTCGCAGGCGGGTCCGTGGCTGAAGTTTCGCGGTCATCTGAACAACATCAGCAACAATATGTTCCTCGGCGCTACCAATGCTTTCACCGGCGAAACGGGTAACGGCACCAACCCGGTCACTGGAGAAAAAGGCGTTGAACTGAACAAAATCGCGCGCAACCTGAAGGAAGATCATAATATGGGTTGGGTGGTTTTTGGCGACGAAAACCTGGGCGAAGGTTCGAGCCGCGAGCATGCGGCGATGGAGCCTCGACATATGGGTTGTCGAGCTTTCATTGCTAATTCATACGCTCGAATTTTTGAAGCGAATCTGAAGAAGCAAGGCGTTCTCGCTTTCACCTTCACCGACAAAAACGATTACGACAAGGTGCAGGAAGCGGATCGCGTTACAATCGAAGGACTCGATCAGTTGGCGGCAGGCAAGCCTGTAACGGTCAAGATCAAACACAGCGATGGCTCCGAAGAGTCCATTCAGGTGAACCACACCTTGAATGATACGGAGATCCAGTGGTTCTATGCAGGTTCTGCATTGAACTATGTTGGCGCGCAGAAGTAA
- a CDS encoding alpha/beta hydrolase produces MNSIFDSAEFNNNLFFPRPDQKATPAHAEDHFIEVETPIKIHVRRYTNPAASFTLLYFHGNGEIASDYDDLSGILSDLGAELVAAEYRGYGKSDGTPTLRRALDDARRIYDELKAKGILKKSVCVMGRSLGSASAIELCSQYPEIACCVIESGYADPIPLVERRGLKVDAISPEDNATFNNSQKISKVSCPTLIMHGEDDFLISPAEAQLNHKNAGAKNKALEILEGVGHNDMMMAQDGKYFLVLKNFWNSVFVG; encoded by the coding sequence ATGAACTCAATTTTTGATTCAGCCGAATTCAACAACAATCTTTTTTTCCCACGCCCCGATCAGAAAGCCACTCCCGCGCATGCAGAAGATCATTTCATTGAGGTCGAAACGCCAATCAAAATACATGTTCGCCGCTACACAAACCCAGCCGCATCCTTCACTCTACTGTATTTTCACGGCAACGGCGAAATCGCTTCGGATTATGACGATCTTTCAGGCATCTTGAGCGATTTGGGCGCTGAGCTTGTCGCCGCAGAGTACCGCGGTTATGGAAAAAGCGACGGAACGCCGACGCTGAGACGGGCCCTGGATGATGCACGGCGCATCTATGATGAACTCAAGGCAAAAGGGATTCTTAAAAAATCCGTTTGCGTGATGGGAAGATCGCTTGGAAGCGCCTCTGCTATCGAGTTATGTTCTCAATATCCTGAAATAGCTTGTTGCGTCATTGAAAGCGGCTATGCAGACCCGATCCCCCTGGTTGAACGCAGAGGCTTGAAAGTTGACGCCATCTCCCCGGAAGACAATGCGACCTTCAATAACAGCCAGAAAATTTCCAAGGTGTCCTGCCCCACGCTCATCATGCACGGCGAGGATGATTTCCTGATTTCCCCGGCAGAAGCCCAACTCAACCATAAAAACGCCGGGGCGAAAAATAAGGCCCTGGAGATTTTAGAGGGGGTAGGGCACAACGATATGATGATGGCGCAGGACGGTAAATACTTTTTGGTTTTGAAAAATTTTTGGAATTCCGTCTTTGTCGGGTAA